The stretch of DNA TCTTCAACGACTGAAACGGAACTGATTAGGTTTGACTATTCCAGTACTGATTATCTCGATGGTAGTGGAAAGCAACAGAACAACAACTGCGGCGCTGCGCTGCTTGCGCTCTCATATGCAGGCATCGTGAGGGTTCTCAAACTGTAACCACGATCCACCGGCGATTGCAACGAAGTCCAGGCATTCCTGAAGCAACCGCCCAAATTGCATCCCGGCTGCCCTCGGTTCTTGCCAACGGTGGCCTCCGGATTCGGGACTGTTGATCGAGCGTGAGCGGAAAGTGGTGCGGTGACGATGCTGTCGAAGGCATCGTAGCGGAACCGCGAATTTATGCACTAGGTGCATTCATCTCGCGAACGTGGGGGCCCTGCTCAGATGTCGATCGAACTAAATCATGAAATGCCAGGAAATCTATCCGCCACCCCACCCACATTTCACAAGGGACTTCATCATGTCCGGCAACTCCAAAAGAGGCCTCGACCGTCGCGATCTGCTAATAGCATCCATCGCCACGGTCGGCGCCGCGGCCACTCTCGCAGCTGGCTCTGTGAAAGCCCAGGATGCAGCGGCTCCCTCTGCCGAAGCCGCATCCGATGGGTCTCAGGGAACGGTCTATACCGGCGAAGTGATCCAAGGAAAAAAGGTCGTCAGCGCGCTCGACGTCAACGATCTGGAATCTGGGCAGAAGCACCTCTTGTATTTTCAGGGCGTGCAGATGCCCACCGGACAGTACTGGTATGTGTCAGTGACGGTCGCCAAGGGGGCGAAGCCGGGCAAGCGCGTCGTCATGACCAGTGGCGTGCATGGCGACGAGATGAGTTCCATACATACGGTCCAGACCGTGATGAACCAGCTCGACCCGGTGCAGATGTCGGGCACGGTGATGACGGTCACGGACATCTCCCGCCCGGCCATCGAGGGCATGCAGCGTAGATGGCCCAATTTTGGCAGGGGCAACGATCTGATCGACATGAACCGGGAATGGCCAGGGAACGAGAACGGCGCCACCGCGCCGAGCCGACACGCCGGGCTCCTGTTCAACCGACTGCTGCGGCCGAACGCCGACGCCGCGATCGACTTCCACACCGGGACGAGCGGTTTCGATGTCACTGCATTCAACATCGGCGGCATGGACATTCCCGAGGTCAAGGCGATGGTGGAACTCTACCCAGTCGGCCAGATCTTCGACAGTCATGTGTATCCCGGTGTCCTTCACAACGCTTTTGTCGACGCAGGCATCCCGTCCTTTTGCCCGGAGATAGGCGCTGCACGGGTCTTGGACCTCGAGATGATCTCGCTGTTCGTGGAAGGTACGATGAACGTCCTCAAGCATCACGGTATCATTGCTGGGCCCGTGGGGCGCACAGGCAAGGACGTGAGTGTTTTTCTTGGCAACAGTGCGTTCCCGATACTAGCAACAGAAGGCGGGATCGTCGAGCACCTGGTCAAGCTCAACGACAAGGTCGAAGCCGGGCAGAAGGTGGCGATCCAGCGCAACAGCTTCGGTGAGGTTGTTGCGGAATATACAAGCGGCGTTACCGGAGAGGTGACGGGCCAGCGCAGCGACGCGATGTCCGAGCCTGCCAACCCCCTTGTATTCATCCTTTTCCAAAAGCCGCCGCCGGAGGGCGTCGAGGCTTACCCTGAGTGATCTTACGCGGCCTCGACCGCGGCAAGTCAACACGTCGTGCTGAGCCGCGTGCTCAAGCGAAGAACGGGCACCGCTCCCGGAAAATGGCGGCAGATGATGTCCACTGCCGAACTAAGCACCTCAGGAGAGATACACACCATTGCACTTAAGCCAGAAGGCGGATCGTGTTCGTTCGACCTGTCAGCGGACAAGGGTGCGGCCTGGTCGACAATTCGCTGGCCACGAACGCTAGAGCGCAGTCCACAGAAGCTAGCCGCGTTGTCAGGCTCGATCCGTTATACCCTGACCAACCCAGGGTTACCTCGAATCCTCGACATGTATCTTATGTTCCCACCGCTATTGAGAAAGATGAGCCGATCCTGATTATCCGGCAACATCCGGAACATTCAGTCTGCGATCCGATTACCCCTCCTCCACATAGGAGGAAGCAATCATGGATCATACAAACCACGTTCGCCTGACCACCTCGGAACTCACTCCAGCCGTCCTCGAAGGAGCGACCATCTATGGCGCCGACGATCAAAAGGTCGGCAAGGTCGATCACATCCATGGAGCGGGCGCCGGAGGATCTGCCGTCATCGATGTTGGAGGTTTCCTAGGCATCGGTGCGAAGCCTGTTGCAGTTCCGATCTCGGATCTCGAGTTCATGCGCGATGAAGACGGTGATGTTCATGCCGTTACGAGCTGGACCAAGGACGAGCTCAAGCAGATGCCCGAACACCGCGACTGATGCGGCCATCCGATGCCTTCCGTCCTGTCGTTCTCGTTGACGCTGCAGGGCGGAAGGCCCATTTAATCCCGCATGGCAAAACCCAGGACCAATGACGATGCGGAGCTGATCAAGGAGTGGTCCCTGTCGCCCGCGGCTACGCTCGGATCATCCGTGCGTGCCAAGGGAATGTTGCTAGAAATTCGCGCCCGGCTTCTGCGGCGGTGAGAAAGTCGCTCGACATCGAAGCGGGTGTTCTGACATTGGCGATGGCTGAAAAGGCCAAGAGTGCGTTCCGTGCTACTTCATCGATTATTTCCAACGCGCTTGAAGGCATCGAAAGCCTGCCTGTCATCCCCCGTGAAATCCAGGATATCCTGACGATCTCTACCACTGAGAGGCATCGGTGGCTCAACGACGGTCGCTTGCCCAGCGCAGGAACCCGTACGGTAAAGCTTCGAGGGCGCGCGAGGAAGATTACCTTCCACGTCTTCGATCCACGTGTCGTCGAGGACATCCTGGACAGGGACTTGGTGACAATCTGGCGCGAGGAAGATGCCGAAGCTGCTGCCGAGAACAGGCATCGGGCCGCGTTGAAAGCGAAGCTCACGCGTTCGCTACGCAGCAGCAAGAAACCTTCAACAGAAGGAAGCTCCGATGATGCCTCGCGTCCGAAGTTAAGCGGATGGGAAGAGTTCGGCCGCGACGGACTCCTCCGCTAGTTTAGGAAAAGAGGGCCGAAACCGGATAAGGCAGCGCAAGGGATACCTTGTCATCTTCGATGTATTCGATAAGCGGGACGATCTCTTCCGGCCAGCCGCGCCTCGAGGCATGGAGCTTCAGTCGCTTGCGGGTTCACTCGCGATGGATGTGCGATCGACCACGGTCGTGGTATTATTGCCCACGGGGAGGTAGTTGTCATGCCGGACATCGCCTCATGGCTGGCCCGCCTCGGGCTGGACAAGTACACCGAGGCGTTCACCGCCAACGAAGTCGATTTCGATGCGCTTCGACATCTCAGTGAAGAAGACCTGAGCGAGCTGGGTTTACCCCTTGGGCCGCGTCGCAAGATCCTGGCGGCGTTTGCCGCAATGGACGCCATGTCATCAGCGAGTTCCGCCCCAACGCCTTCGCGAGCCGAAGCCGAACGGCGGCAATTGACAGTGGTATTCATCGATCTTGTGGGGTCGACCGAGCTGTCACAGCGGCTGGATCCGGAGGAAATGCGCGAGGTCTTGCGAGCGTACCAAAGTGCGGTATCGATGGCGATTGCACGGTACGACGGTTACGTTGCGAAGCTCATGGGCGACGGCGTCCTCGCCTATTTCGGTTGGCCAAGCGCGCATGAAGACGACGCCGAACGGGCAGTGCGGGCGAGCTTGGCGGCAGCGGCTGCGACCGCCAGCCTGACGACCCCGCTGGGCAAACCCCTTGCAGCCCGGATAGGCATTGCCACCGGTCTCGTCGTGGTCGGCGACCTCGTTGGCGAAGGATCAGCGCAGGAACAGGCCGTTGTCGGCGAAACGCCCAACCTTGCGGCGCGCTTGCAAGCCTTGGCCGAGCCAAGCACCGTCGTGATCGCTGACAGCACGCAGCGGCTGGTTGCCGGGTTGTTTGAGATGATCGATCTCGGTCTCCAGGGGCTCAAGGGCTTCGCAGCTCCCGTCCCCGCGTGGCGCATCGTCGGCGAGGCCGATGCCGAGGGACGTTTCGATGCGCTGCACGCCATCACGACACCGCTGGTGGGGCGATCCGAGGAACTCGACGTTCTGCTTCAACGTTGGCAGATGGCCCGAGAAGGGCAAGGTCAGGCGGTGATGCTGTCGGGGGAACCCGGCATCGGCAAGTCGCGCCTGACCGCCGCGTTGGAAGAGCGACTGAATACCGAGCCACACGCACGCTTGCGCTACTTCTGTTCCCCCTACCATGTGAACAGCGCACTCTACCCGGTGATCCAGCAGCTTCGGCGCGCTGCCAGACTTGGAAGGACCGACAGTACAAATGCGAAGCTGGACAAGCTCGAGGCGCTGATGCTGCGATCGACCCCGGACATAACCGAAGCTGGCCCGCTTTTGGCAACTCTGTTGTCAATCGACACCACTGGCCGCTATGCGCCGCTGACGCTGACACCGCAAGCGCAGAAGGCCCGTACGCTCAGCGTTCTCATCCAACAGCTTGAAGGGATCACGGCGAACCACCCTGCTACGATGGTCGTAGAGGATGCGCATTGGCTCGATCCGACGACAGCCGAATGGCTCGACATGCTCATGGAACGCCTGCCCGATCTGCCGGTGCTTCTCATCGTCACCTTTCGTCCCGAATTCCGCCCGCCTTGGCGGGGATTGTCACATGTGACGGCCCTCTCGCTTGGCCGTCTCGAGCGCGATCAAGGAGCAGCGATTGTAGACCGGGTAGCCGGCGGCAGGACCCTGCCTTCGGACGTCAAGAACCAGATATTGGCCAGGACGGAGGGCGTGCCGCTGTTCGTCGAGGAGTTGACGAAGACCATCCTTGAGTCTGGCCTCCTTGTCGACGTCGGCAATCATTATCGATTGAAGGGTCCATTGCCATCGCTTGCGATCCCATCGACTTTGCAGGATTCACTGATGGCCCGCCTCGACCGACTCTCTTCGGTCAAGAACATGGCGCAGATCGGCGCGTGCATCGGTCGCGTCTTCCACCACCGGCTGCTGGCGGCAGTCGCCGGATGTGATGCCGTCAGGCTCAGGGATGATCTTCAGAATCTCGAAAAATCCGGGCTCGTCCTGCGAAACGGCGTCGCCCCGGAAGCCACGTACGCCTTCAAGCATGCACTGGTGCACGACGCGGCGTATCAGAGCCTTCTCAGGAGCCGACGGCAACAAATCCACGCGAGCATCGCGTCAACTCTGGAGCGGCACTTCCCCGAAGTCACCGAGACCGAACCTGAGACACTCGCGCACCACTACACGGCCGCCGGGCTGGCCGATCAGGCCGGAGACTACTGGCTGAAAGCAGGGCGGCAGGCGCAGAAACGCTCGGCGAATATCGAAGCCTTGGCCCAACTCGGGAGGGGATTGGAGGTGGTCGCGTCATTGCCCAGCACGGAGGCCCGCTTAAAGCGTGAAGTCCATTTACAGAATGCCATGGGCGTGGCCGCAATGGCCGTCAAAGGCTGGGGCGCTCCGGACGTTTTGCACGCCTTCTCATCGGCACGCAAACTTTGCGAGAGGCTGGACGACAGCAAGGAGCTCTTCGTGGCGGTTCGGGGCGAAGCCTCATACCAACTGATATCGGGTCACTTGCGCGAGGCGGACGACCTCGGCCGCCAATGTCTGCGGATCGCTCAGTCGGCGAATGATTTAAGCCTCCTCCTCGAAGCGCATCATCAGTTGTGGGCAAGCAAACTCTTCCTCGGGGATTATCGAGCCGCCGAGGAACACACAAGCTGGGGGATCGCGAATTACGATCGCGAGCGAGATCATCGCCTGACCTATGTCTATACGGGTCATGACCCCGGCGTCTGTTGCAGGAACTACTCTTCGGAGATTCTTTGGATCCACGGTTACCCCGACCAGGCTCTGGACCGCGTTCGAGAGGCGGTGTCGCTGGCCAAGCGCGTGTCTCATTCCGTGAGCATCGCCACCGCGCTGAGTAACTTGGCCATAGTCCATCTCCTGCGCCGTGAACCTGGGGCAGCCCGCGAAGCGGCGCAGGAGCAGCTTGAGGTCTCGACCGAATTCGACTTGCCACTCATGGCCGGGGGGGCCCGGTCGAAAATCGGCTGGGCACTCGCCCAGCAAGGGAAATTGGAAGAGGGTATCCGGGAAATGCGCGAAGCGGTTGAAGCCGTTGCGGCTACCGGTGCAGACATGGGCATGGCGTTCCGCCTCTGTGTCCTGGCCCAAGCGCATGCGCAGCTCGGCGAGGTAAGCGAAGGGCTGATCTTGCTTGAGCAGGCGTTCGACATCACCGCCAAGACTGGATCGAAATATCAAGTGCCCGAGCTACTCCGCACCAAAGGCGAACTCTTATCGCGCATGGAACCCCACTGCAGCGGTGCTGAGAGGTGGTTTCGAAAGTCACTGACGATGGCGCGCACCGAGGGTACCAAATCGGCGGAGTTGAGAGCTGCCACAAGCCTCGCCAGGTTTTACTTCGACCAGGGCCGCAACAAAGAGGGTCGAAAGCTTCTTGCCCCCATCTATGCCTGGTTCACCGAAGGCTTCGAGACTGGCGACCTTGTCGATGCCAGGGCCTTGCTTGAGCACCTGAGGTAGGCGCAATCAAGTAGCCCTGCCAGTCTATCGCCTTCGTCGCGGCCGCGAAGGCCAAAGGGACCGCTTGCCGTTTGGGAGACGTCGCGTATCCTCCCGCCACGCCATCTCCTTCGCCTGCAAGTGACGACGTGGTGCCGCTAGTCGTTCTCGTCCTCGGCTGACGCTTCCTTCACATCCAGATCCAGAAAGCTCTCGTCCTTTTCGCTGACGACAGGATCCTGCCACGCGGCGACTAGCCATCCGTCATGGTTCTTCGAAACCTGACGGAAGCGTAGTTGCTTGTCTGATTGATAGTAGGCGGCGAACTTCTGATTGGCGCCTTCATCGAAATCATCAGGGTGTGCCTTCACCATGACGAGAAGCCCTGGGCGACCGAGGACACGCTGGGCTTGGGGGTGGGTTGAAACGATCCTCCGCTACCACGTTTCGTTAGGAAAAGCAGATACTTAAGTGTAGTCTGTCGCGTTTTGCAGGAATGCGAAATTGCAGCCGGTCGCTGTTGGAGACCGGTTTGCGCCATGCGGACTCCACCGTTGCAGTAGCAGGCGCTGCGATTTACATCGATCACGAATCCTGTTCAGATCGCGTTGAAACTGACGACATCATGTCGCTTGAATGCTGATGTTCCTGTAATGTTCCTTCTGGAAATCGGAGTCAATACGACGCCAGATAGGAATAATCTCCCACAATTTAGTTTTTCCGAAGATTG from Rhizobium sp. 007 encodes:
- a CDS encoding succinylglutamate desuccinylase/aspartoacylase family protein codes for the protein MSGNSKRGLDRRDLLIASIATVGAAATLAAGSVKAQDAAAPSAEAASDGSQGTVYTGEVIQGKKVVSALDVNDLESGQKHLLYFQGVQMPTGQYWYVSVTVAKGAKPGKRVVMTSGVHGDEMSSIHTVQTVMNQLDPVQMSGTVMTVTDISRPAIEGMQRRWPNFGRGNDLIDMNREWPGNENGATAPSRHAGLLFNRLLRPNADAAIDFHTGTSGFDVTAFNIGGMDIPEVKAMVELYPVGQIFDSHVYPGVLHNAFVDAGIPSFCPEIGAARVLDLEMISLFVEGTMNVLKHHGIIAGPVGRTGKDVSVFLGNSAFPILATEGGIVEHLVKLNDKVEAGQKVAIQRNSFGEVVAEYTSGVTGEVTGQRSDAMSEPANPLVFILFQKPPPEGVEAYPE
- a CDS encoding PRC-barrel domain-containing protein, which produces MDHTNHVRLTTSELTPAVLEGATIYGADDQKVGKVDHIHGAGAGGSAVIDVGGFLGIGAKPVAVPISDLEFMRDEDGDVHAVTSWTKDELKQMPEHRD
- a CDS encoding adenylate/guanylate cyclase domain-containing protein is translated as MPDIASWLARLGLDKYTEAFTANEVDFDALRHLSEEDLSELGLPLGPRRKILAAFAAMDAMSSASSAPTPSRAEAERRQLTVVFIDLVGSTELSQRLDPEEMREVLRAYQSAVSMAIARYDGYVAKLMGDGVLAYFGWPSAHEDDAERAVRASLAAAAATASLTTPLGKPLAARIGIATGLVVVGDLVGEGSAQEQAVVGETPNLAARLQALAEPSTVVIADSTQRLVAGLFEMIDLGLQGLKGFAAPVPAWRIVGEADAEGRFDALHAITTPLVGRSEELDVLLQRWQMAREGQGQAVMLSGEPGIGKSRLTAALEERLNTEPHARLRYFCSPYHVNSALYPVIQQLRRAARLGRTDSTNAKLDKLEALMLRSTPDITEAGPLLATLLSIDTTGRYAPLTLTPQAQKARTLSVLIQQLEGITANHPATMVVEDAHWLDPTTAEWLDMLMERLPDLPVLLIVTFRPEFRPPWRGLSHVTALSLGRLERDQGAAIVDRVAGGRTLPSDVKNQILARTEGVPLFVEELTKTILESGLLVDVGNHYRLKGPLPSLAIPSTLQDSLMARLDRLSSVKNMAQIGACIGRVFHHRLLAAVAGCDAVRLRDDLQNLEKSGLVLRNGVAPEATYAFKHALVHDAAYQSLLRSRRQQIHASIASTLERHFPEVTETEPETLAHHYTAAGLADQAGDYWLKAGRQAQKRSANIEALAQLGRGLEVVASLPSTEARLKREVHLQNAMGVAAMAVKGWGAPDVLHAFSSARKLCERLDDSKELFVAVRGEASYQLISGHLREADDLGRQCLRIAQSANDLSLLLEAHHQLWASKLFLGDYRAAEEHTSWGIANYDRERDHRLTYVYTGHDPGVCCRNYSSEILWIHGYPDQALDRVREAVSLAKRVSHSVSIATALSNLAIVHLLRREPGAAREAAQEQLEVSTEFDLPLMAGGARSKIGWALAQQGKLEEGIREMREAVEAVAATGADMGMAFRLCVLAQAHAQLGEVSEGLILLEQAFDITAKTGSKYQVPELLRTKGELLSRMEPHCSGAERWFRKSLTMARTEGTKSAELRAATSLARFYFDQGRNKEGRKLLAPIYAWFTEGFETGDLVDARALLEHLR